A segment of the Methanothermococcus thermolithotrophicus DSM 2095 genome:
ATTCACATTCCCTGCACCAGGTAAAACCTGCGGTTTTGCCCATGATTCAATAGTTCAGAAGTATGGTGAGGAAAAACCTATAATTACAATAGCTTATGGACCTGATTTCGGTGTGGTCAGAGCTACCGATGCCGTTAGCGAGAAATTCAACTTTAACTTAAACCATATTGTAACGCAGCTCATAGAGGAAATTCCTGAAGCTTCCTTAGATGGTGGGGGACACGAATGTGCAGGAAGCCTGAAATTTGTTGAAGGGCTTAGGGGAAAGGTATTGGATAGGTTCTTGGAAATTATAAAGTCCATGAAATAATTCAAAATAAAACCTTTTTCAGTTTCTCGACAAAAATCTTCGAATTTGTGAGTCTCAACGATCCACCGCAACACAGTTGCGAGGAAGTTGAATAATCTATGATTATTCAACTAAATCAAAGATTTTCGTGAGTTAGTAGGTCCTTCGGATTTACTTCGACAGCAAATCCTTCGGAATTTGTCTCGATAGCCAATATGTGATACATTCTCCTTAGTTAAATCTAACTTTTTTGGTGGAACAATGGGAGTTCAATTCAACGACATAATCCCAAGAAAGGAAATTACCTTAAAATTTTTAAAAAATAAAACTGTGGCAATAGATTCAATGAATGTACTCTATCAATTCCTGTCAAGTATAAGATTAAGGGATGGGAGCCCGTTGACAAACTCAAAGGGTGAGATAACTTCCACATACAACGGGGTATTCTATAAAACAATACACATGCTGGAAAATAACATAACTCCTGTATGGGTATTTGACGGAGTAGCTCCAGTACTTAAAGAGAAAACCAGAGAAGAACGTAGAAAAATTAGACAGGATGCTTTAGATAGTTACTTAGAAGCGAAAAAGAAGGACGATATTGAAGAAATGCAAAAATATGCAAAAAGAGCCAATTTCTTAGATAGCACCATCGTAGAAAACTCAAAAAAATTACTTGATTTGATGGGAATTCCTTATATAAATGCACCGTCTGAAGGGGAAGCTCAGTGTGCCCACATGGTTAAAAAAGGAGATGCATTTGTAGTTGTCAGCCAAGATTACGATGCAATACTGTACGGTGCTGAAAGAATCGTTAGAAACATGACTTCCAACAAAGCTATTGAATTAATTGAACTAAAAGATGTTTTAAAAGAATTGGACCTAGATTTAGATCAGATTATTAATATTGCAATACTAATTGGTACTGACTATAATCCCGGGGGAATTAAAGGTATTGGACCAAAAAAGGCCCTTGAAATTGTAAAAAACAATAAAGTTCAAAACTACATAGATAAAATAGAAAACTATGAAGAGATATACAACATATTTAAGAATCCAGCTGTTACGGATGAATACAATATAAAGCTTAAAACTCCTAAAAAAGAAGAATTAATTGATTTTTTAGTTAACAAAAATGATTTCTCATACGATAGGATAGTGCCATACGTGGATAAATTGTGTAAAATTATAGAAGAGAAAAATACTCAAACCAGTTTGGAAGCTTGGTTTTAAAGTGATACTATGTTAAAAGTTTATAGATTAAATGGACTTTCACTGATACTTTTATTGCTACTAATCTTGGGAGTTTTTATAGTTGGCTTAATGCTACTTGGACCCATTGTATTGGCGGGATTATTTCTAATTTTCCTTTATATAGGCTATATGAAATTTAGAAGGTCCATTAATGAGTTCATAAAGAATATCAAGAAAAAGAAGATAAAAATAAAAAACGAATCCGACAATGGGGAGGTAAAAATAAACTTTGCAAAAACTATTGAAATTAATGATGAAAATAGTAATAATGAAAATAAAAACAAAAAAGAAAGTGGTACCATAACTTTAGATAAACAGAATGACCCTGCCCAAAAGTATATCGAAAAAGATCAAGACCTTTCTCAATTCATTAACTATCTTAAGGAGCATGGATTTGAATTAAAAGATGGTATTTTATACCATGGCGATAAAATCGCTTATCCGATCTATAAAAAATCCTATCCAGTAAATGAAATCATAAAATTGTATGATGAAAGACCAGTATGCGATATTGTTGTTATAGGACTTAAAGGAGAGCCTTCAAATCCCAAATTTATATATATTCTTCCAATTGATAAAACAGAAAACAGAATGGGTATTGAAGAATTGAAAAAATACGAAACAAAATTAAAATAGTGAAACCATGACGATGGTAATATTAGATAATTGTGTTGGATGTGGTGGATGCGTCCCATTCTGCCCTTTTGATGCCATTAGCACATATGGAGTGGCAACAATTGATGGGGAAAAATGTACAGAATGTAAAACCTGTATAAGCTACTGCCCATTAAATGCAATAATATATAATAAATAGCCAATATATCGAGTTAAATAATATAATATCGATAATAATTAGAGGTGACCTGACGTGTATATTGGAAGATTTTTAGTTGTAGGAAAGACAAGCGAAGGAAAGCCGTTTGTATCATACAGAGTTTCAAGTAGGAGTTTCCCAAACAGAGAGGCAAAAACTCTAAACGAAAGTACTGTTTCAATTATACCTAAGGACCTAAATGAAATATTTTCAAACCCATATATTACCTACAACTGTGTAAAAATAGTAAACAACAATATAATAGCAACTAACGGCTCCCATACCGATGTTATTGCTGATAAAATAAAGTTAGGACTTCCAATAAGAGACTCATTGGCCTACTCATTGGTTACAATGGACTACGAAAAGGACGACTACAACACCCCAAGAATAGCGGTGGTTTTAAACGAAAACGAGTGCTACATGGGTTATGTTGCAGATAAGGATATAAGAATCAAAAAAGTTGAATTAGAAAATGGAAAAGGCTACTATTTAAGTACATATGAAGCCTGCACCATTTCAGAAGATCAATACATACCAGTTGAAGGAGAATCTCCAGAAGAAATCTGTAAGTATGTAATGGACTACAAAGAATTTGAACATCCGGTTACTTGTGCAACTGCAGTTATTGAAGGGGATAAAATAAATATAGCAACGTTATAATGACTATTCCCCAGGATAAGAAATACAAATTCCCTTGGGATTTTATTAATATTTTTATATTTATTACAAGTGGAAAGATGAATAACCATAAAATTCCCTATAAACACCCGACTAAACTTTTCATTGGAGGTTTACACGGGGATGAAGGGAACTACACTGAGCTGATACTTGAAGATCTAACAAAGGAAAAGAATTACAAAGGAAAAGTTATTATTATACCAAAACTAACTGAAAATAGCAAATACGTAAGTACGCTGCATAAAGAATACTACAAAACAGGAGAAGGCAAATATTTAATAGATATCATTGACAAATATAAACCTAATTTTTATTTTGAGCTCCATTCCTATAGTGATAAATCATATTCTAAACTAACTGATCCCAATAGGGCCGATAAAATAGGAATTCCACCTTTTATAGATATTGGAGACAGAGTTCTTATAGCATCAATATCACCTGTGTTAAGGAACAAATTTACTCAGGATGACTTTTGTATGACTATTGAAATCCCAAAATGGAAGGTAGATCAGAGCAAAGGTCGAGTTTTAGAAATCTTAAAAATGGGGCTCGATAGTGAGAGTAGAAGAGAAATGATAGAAAGACTTGAAGAAAAGTATCCTGAACAGGTGAGAATAGCAAGATATCTCTCTAAAAAATATAACTTGATATTGTTTTAAACTATGGTTAGAACTATGGTATAACATAATATATATTTAATAAAAGTCAATATTCATGAGAAACTACTAAATATAACTAAAAAATATTATGAAAGGTAATTTGAAACATCGGTCCTAAAGAGACGTGAAAATCAGAATTGTTTATAACATATATACCGAAAAACTACAACTTAAAAACTTGTTTAAAAAACTAAAAAGGTGAAATAATGAAATTTTTCTTAGACACTGCAAATGTAGAAAAGATCAAAGAATTTGCTGAATTAGGAATTGTAGATGGAGTTACAACAAACCCTAGTTTAATAGCAAAAGAAGGAAGAGACTTCCACGAAGTTATTAAAGAAATATGTTCCATCGTAGATGGCCCAGTTAGTGCAGAGGTAATTTCGTTGGAAGCTGAAGGAATGATAAAAGAAGCTAGAGAACTTGCAAAGATTGCAGACAATGTTGTAATAAAAGTTCCAATGACCAAGGAAGGATTAAAAGCCGTAAATGTTTTATCAAAAGAAGGAATAAAAACAAATGTTACATTGGTATTCTCTGCAAATCAAGCTTTAATGGCTGCAAAAGCTGGAGCAACATACGTTTCACCATTTGTCGGTAGATTAGACGATATCGGACATGATGGAATGAAGTTAATTGAGGACGTTGTTAAAATATTCAGAAACTACGACATAAAAACAGAAGTAATCGTAGCTTCAGTAAGACATCCAATACATGCTTTAGAATCTGCAAAAATAGGTGCAGACATTGCAACAATACCATTTGATGTTTTAGATAAGATGTTCAAACACCCACTAACAGACATTGGTATTGAAAAATTCTTGAAGGACTGGGAATCACACATTAACAAATAATTCTTTTTTATAATATTTTTTTATATTTTTCATTTCATTAGATTTGTTATTTTAGGTGATTTAATGAACCATATTGAGATAGACAAAAGAGCGTATGGCTCTATTACCAATTTTTCAAGAGTAATTTACAGAAATGGAATCCTGAATAAAGAGGACCTACCTGAAAAGGAAGATATTATATCACTAAATTACAAAAATAAATTTGTAGCTAAGGCGATATACATTCCAAAGTCCCCCATAATCAAAATATTGACGCTAAAAAACGAAGAGATGGATAAAAAGTTTTTTTACGATAGGATAAAAAAAGCCAATGATTACAGGACCAATATATTAAATTACAAAGATACCTATAGGATGATATATGCTGAAGCCGATTATCTACCTACAATTATTTTAGACAAATACAATGAAATAGCTTCAATGCAAGTTTCATCAAAGGTTATGGAACGTTATTTGGACCTAATATTTGAATGTCTGAGTGAAATAACAGATATTGAAACACTTTATGTTCAAAGAGGTAAAAAGGGAGACAAAATAAAAAGCAGAATATATGGAAATAAAAACAAAATGGAAACGACCATAGAAGAAGGAAAAGCCAAATTCAAAGTAAATCTAAAAGGCCATAAAACAGGGTTCTTCCTGGACCAGAGGGAAAATAGAATAGATTTAGAAAATTACATAAAAGAAGGCGATAGAGTACTCGATATATGTTGCTATACTGGAGGTTTTTCAGTCCATTGTGGCATAAAAGGTGCCAAAGTCGTCGGGGTTGATCTATCGGATAAAGCCATTGAGGTTGCCAAAGAGAACATGGAACTAAATAATTTAAAGGACTATGAGTTCATAGTTGGAAACGCCTTTGATGTTATGAAGGGCATGATAAAGAAAGGTGAACAATTTGATGTTGTAATACTCGACCCTCCTGCATTTACTAAGACTTCAAAGGATATTAAAAATGCGTTGAGTGCATACAATACATTAAACTACTTGGGGCTAAAACTTGCAAAGAGAATGCTTGTAACATGTTCTTGCTCCTTCCATGTTGATAGGGAAAAATTCAAAAACACAGTAGTTTCCTCTGCATTTAGGGCAAAAAAAGAAATTAGGCAGATTGGACCCTACAGAACTCAAGCCCCTGACCACATAATTACGATGGTAAATAAAGATCTGGAATACTTAAAATGTTTGTTCTTTAGTGTATGTTAAAATTCAAAACACGTGGATGGTGGAAAAATGATAGTTAAAAAAAATAATAAATTTTGTAGTTTTTCAAGTGATAATGAGAAAACCGAAAGTATTGTTCCTAAAACACATCCAAGATATAAATCATTGTTAAATCGAGAGAAAATTGTGGAAGCTTTTGAAAGCGGAGTATTGGCAAAAAGTGGAATGATTGCCCATGGAAGAGGCGAAACATTCGATTACTTGATAGGTGAAAAAACCACAGAAATGGCATTGGAGTCTATAAAAACTGCAGCTGCGATGTTGGTGTTGGCAAAAAATCCAGTTATATCAATTAATGGAAACTGTGTTGCACTTGCAAAGGACGAACTTGTAGAACTTGCAGAGGCACTAAACGGAAAAATAGAAGTCAATTTATTTTATAGAACAAAGGAGAGGGAAGAAAAAATAAAAGAACTATTTGAAAATGATATCCAAGAAGGTAGAATAAAACTACTTGGTGTAGATGATGCAAATAAACAGATACCTAATTTAGATAGTTTAAGGGGAAAGGTTTCAGAAGAAGGAATATACACTGCAGATGTGGTTCTTGTACCTTTGGAAGATGGGGACCGTGCAGGAGCTCTTGTTAACATGGGGAAAAAAGTCATTGCAATAGACTTAAATCCACTCTCCAGAACTGCAAAGACCTCAACGGTAACCATTGTAGATGAACTAACTAGGTGTATACCTCTTATCACAAAATACGTCAAAGATTTCAAAAATAAAAATACAGATGAATTAATGAACATAATAAATAGCTACGACAACAATAATAACTTAAAGAAAGTATTGGCACATATTTCAAAAAGACTTGAACAATAAAAAGGATAATAGAAAAATGGATAAAACGACCAGACTAATAATTTAGCAGATTTAAAAAAGTTTTTATTTAATTTATTTTTTATTTAAATCCAAATTTTAATAGTAATTTCCCAAACTCTGTTATTTTTACCATTGCATGATTTTTTTCAACAAAACCATATTGAAGAAGCGGCTCTACCCTATCGTATGCGGTTCTCCTATGGATCCCAAGTTCTTTTGCGAGCTCATCGATTTTTGCCGAACCACCCATATCATTAATTTTTAGGATTGTTTCTTTTGTTGCAGGGTGTTTTGTAATCATGTGAATTCCTTCTTTTGCACTGATTGAAATTAAATCAGGAATTATGGAACACATTGAAACAGTGTAGTTCATATACTCTTTGAATATTATTTCCCCATAGGATGTAAAACCAAACATCGGATTTAAAGGACATTCCTTTAAACTGTTTTCTACAGCATCTTTAGATACTTCAGGTAAAAATGCAGAAATACAGCAGAAGGTCACGAATGGAGAATATTTGGGGGGAGTATTTAGTATCAAATCAATGGGCTTTTTGAATAAACTTTCAATGGTTTTGTTGTCAATATCGACAAGTTTTAACTCATTGTCCTTCATAATATTCGAGCCAAACACCAGCATATCATTCTTTATGGAGATAGGACCTTTTAGGTAGATTTCACCATCTGAATTGATTACACCAAATGGATGGGAGAGATAAAAACTTCTATTTTTTCGAAGGTCCTCATTGGAACCTCTAAAGTTTGAGATGTCATTATAATACTCTATTGCATCGATATTATTCAATGTATAGACATATCTCTTGTTGGTTTCCGTTACTATGGTTTTATCCTCTTTTCCACCTAAATCCATTTTTAAATTTTCCTTATGTTCATAACCCTGTGTCAAAATTTTTGATTTTGAGGATATTTGCGACTCTTTTGTGACATACGATGATATATTTGAATAACTTCCAAAGGATATCTTTGGTAAAATATCTCCTCCAAATGCGGCACAAACTACACTATCAAAATAAACATCATTACAGTATTGATAAGTTTTTTTAAATTCAAAATCATCCGAAGTGGTTCCTCCAAAAATTGGGGTTGTAATCCCTATGATGTCAACAATTCCCTTTAAAACATCTTCCTCAAACTTACAATAATCCATGAAAACCATCATTAATTTGGGCATCATTCCTAGATTTTCTATTGCATCATGTGCCGCCCTTCTTCCAGATTCTCTCGGATTTATGGAAACTCCTAAACCAACACCCAAGCCTACATTGAAATATTTTGAGGCTAAAATCCCAACTGAAACTCCATCTTCAACCATATCGTTGTTTGTTATCCCAAATTTAGAAGTACCGCCAACTATTGGGGTTTTATTACCCAAAATTAATTTTACCCCATTTAAAATTTCCTCCGGATCATAATCTGGTGAAGAGAATAAAAATGCAACTTTTGATTTTTCCGCATATTCATCTAAATACTTTAATGCATCCGATGTGGCATGAGCCCCTGCTTTTAGTGGGTTATCATCATTTGACGTTCCATGCCCAAACTCTATGAACTTCACGCTAACACCAATCATTACTTTCAGCTTTTATATTTATAATTCTGGATTATTAATACTTTATTCTATATATACTATATCCGTATTGGCAAACTTTAAATACAAAAATTAGAAAACTTAGTACAATAGTTTGTGATTAGTGACCCACAACACCACAAGATGTAATATAGATTAGATACATAATCCATACCCATAATACTATGCAAGTATTGTTTATATGCCACAGTGAACTGTGAATATTTATGAATATTTAAGTATACTATGGATATACAGGGTTATATAATAGGTTATATGGGGATAGTATGTCTAAAATTTTGATAGTTGAAGATGAAGAAGATATTTTGAATTTAGTAAAAATAATTCTAGAAGTAAATGGGTATGAGGTACTAACGGCCAACAATGGATATGAAGCCATAGAGCTCATGGAAGAAAGACCTGATTTGGTGCTACTGGATATAATGATGCCTGGGATGAGTGGTTGGGAAGTGCTAGATACCTTAAGATCCAAGGATGATTGGAAAAAAACTCCTGTAATAATATTAACCGCAAATGCTCAAATAGAACATATAGAAATAGGTATCAAAAAAAATGTTGATGGGTATATTATAAAACCATTTGAGAAAGAAGAGCTATTGGAAAGACTAAAAGAAGTTTTATCAAACAATACGGTGTGATTCTATGAATACTATCCCAACTATCAAAAAACTTGGAACAAAACTTACTATTTTTTCAATAATTATTGCAGTAATTCCAATTTTGACGCTGGGAATGGTATCAACAACTACCATAACAGACACAATGGAAATACAGGCCCAGCAAAAAATTACCAATGATCTAAAAATTGCAGAAAATATTGTAAACAACAAAATAGAAAAATTACATGTGGCAGTTGTACATACGGCAAATGCTGAAGAAACTGTGTCCGCCCTTAAAAATGGGGATAGTAAGAAACTTAAAGAAATGGCCAAACTAACAAAAGAGTCAGCAGGTGCTGATTTTGTAACAATTTTTGATAATCGGGGGCGAGTAATTGCAAGGTCCAATAACGAAGTTATTGGGGATTATGAACTACCAAATTTAATTAAAAAAGTATTAAATGGGACTGAAATAAATTCCATTGAAATGTTGGATGAAGAAACCCTTAAAATGGAAAATTTGGAAAATGATGTAGAAATAAATATTTCAAAGACGTATAACTCAGCTGATGTCGATAAATCCATTGAAAACAAGGGGATGGCGTTAGTATCAATTAAACCAATTAAGGACCATGATGGAAATATTGTTGGGGCGATAGTGGCTGCAGATGTTTTAAATGGGGATTACACTGTTGTGGATAAAGTAAAAGAAATTACTGGAGATACCGCCACAATATTTTTAGAGGGACTTAGAATATCCACAAATGTTCAAAAAGAAGATAGCCGGGCCATTGGGACATTGGTTTCTAAAGAAGTATATCATGAAGTGATAAATAATGGAGAAACATACTATGGAAGAGCATTTGTTGTTACAGATTGGTATTTAACAGCATATAAGCCCATTAGAAATAGTGAAGGGGACATCATAGGAATGCTCTTCGTAGGTACGCCTGAAAAGCCATTCATAACCCTTGAGAACAATATTAGAAATCAGTCTATAATAGTTGGAATTATTGGTTTGTCAGCTGCTTTAGGGGTTTCCCTTGTATTGAATAGAAAAATCACCAGACCTCTTGAAGAGTTGAAAAAAGGAGCTGAACTAGTAAGTAGTGGGAATTACAACTCCAGGGTGGAGGTTAAAACCGCCGATGAATTTGGAGAACTTGCCAAAGCATTTAATAAAATGGCAGAGGAAATACGGATATCACATGAAAAACTTAAAAAACATGCTGAGGAACTGGAAAAGTCATATAACGAGTTAAAAGAACTCGATAAAATGAAATCAGACATTATAGTAATAGTCTCTCATGAATTAAGAACACCATTAACCTCAATTAAAGGTTATGTGGAGCTCGTTTTAGATGGAACTATAGGGCCTATAACTGAATCACAGAGGAAATGTCTTGAAATTGCAGAAGACAATATTAAAAGATTAAAAAGACTCATAGAAAGTATGCTCGACTTATCCAAGATTGAGCGTGGAGAACTTGAAATGAATATGGAAGAAATTGGTATAAAGCATTTTGTAGAAAAAATTTTAAGTTCCCTAAAACCACTGGCCGATGAAAAAAATATCAACATGAACCACGATGTTGAAGATATTGCCATTAAAGGGGATAAAGATAGAATAGCTCAAGTGTTAACCAATTTAGTGGAAAATGCTATAAAATTCACACCCATAAACGGGAATATTGGAGTTAATGCTTTTAAAGAGAATGAGTACGCTCACATAACTGTTACCGATAACGGACCAGGAATTCCTGAAAAGGATTTGTGCAGAATATTTGACAGGTTTTATCAAGTTGATTCATCAGCAAAACGGAAAAAGGGCGGTTCCGGATTAGGCTTGGCAGTATGTAAGAGTATCGTTGAAGCCCATGGTGGATCAATTTGGGTCGAAAGTAAACATGGAAAAGGAAGTACATTCCACATATTGTTACCTTTAAATCAAGACGAGGTATAACAATATATTCTATTTATTCTATTTTTTATTAATAACTTTTATAATGGGTAACTGAAATTCTCCTTTCATGGAGATTTTGAATTATTCTAAAATTTAAACAATCTAATACCTTCCCATATTTTTTAAACAATAAGGTATATATAATTGGAAAAAAAATAGATCTTATTGTGGTTTTGTGGGGCACTATATTCACAATTGGGGTGTCTCAATGAATAAAGTTATGGAAAAAAAATTTATAATTGCAACAACCTGTGAAATTCCAGGAATAGATGTCTATATATTGGATATAATATCAGTAACAGTTGATGATCTAAATATGGAAGAGGTAATAAGCAAAATAAAAGAAAAAGCACGATCTATAGGGGCCAACGGAATAGTTGGATTTAATGTAGAAGCTGCAAATGATGGCAATTCAGTTAAGTTAATAGGATATGGTACAGCAGTTAAGTTTGTTGAAGGCCAGTGGGCGATAGATTAAAATACTTCTATAAAATAGCGAAAGTCTTATTTTATTACATTTTATATTTATATTTTTGTTTTTTAGGATCTATCTGGAAATATTCACAAAAATATGTATTATTTAGTAACTAAAAAGAATTTCTTTTTTTAAATTTAGTTAAGTTCCTTAAATTGCTTCCAAATTGGAAATAAAATATTATTTATAGTTTTTGATATGATTTTAATCGAAAATTATATATTGATATAATCTTATATGTGTGGTTAGTACCCCACAAGACCACAACTACCATTATATAGGAGGTATGATTATGGACTTAAATCCCCCAGATAAAGTAGTAGAATTAGCAGGAAATGTAGGACAATATAAAGCAAATTTAGGGGTAAATCAACTCCTATTAAGGGGAATTATGGGAGGGGCCTATATTGCCATGGGTGCTGGACTTTGCACCATCTGTAGTACAGGTATAGCTCAATATCTAGGTCCAGGATTTGCAAAACTCATAGGAGCTTCAGTGTTTCCTGTTGGGCTTATTTTAATCATACTAACAGGTATGGAACTTGTTACCGGAGACATGATGCTTTTACCTATAGCAATGTTTCAGAAAAAGGCATCACTCTCACAGCTTCTGAAAGTCTGGATTTGGGTATATATCGGAAACCTTATAGGTTCCTTAATATATGTGGCAATAATGATATACGGTCCGCTTAGAACATTCAACACCGGAACAGGAGAATTTGCAGTTAACGCATTTGGTCAAACCGCAATCAAAATAGCTGAAGCCAAAATTCTTCCATACGTGGCTGGTGGAGCCTTTGGATGGCTGTCCTGCCTTCTGAAAGGTATTGGATGTAATTGGTTAGTTAATCTAGCTATAATGGGTTCAATGGCATCTACGAGTGTCCTGGGGAAATTTTTCATGATATGGTTCCCAATAATGACATTCGTTGCATCAGGATTTGAGCACTGTGTGGCCAACATGTACTTTATCCCTGCCGGAATGTTACTTGGAGCAAATGTTACAGTCGCACAATGGTGGATATGGAATATAATCCCTGCCACAATAGGAAACATAATTGGAGCAACATTATTCGTAGCTATGGTGTATCAATATGCATATGGTAAAAAAATCTAATACAAGTATGAAAGAGATAATAAAGCATGCTAAAACCACTCCGTCTGCAACTCTATCTTTAATAGTCTGGTCTTTAATAACAATTTGGGCCACAATCTACTCAAAAAATATTTGGGTATTTATTTGTTCTTTACCCTTTATAGTAGGTTTAACTATAATTCCACTAAAAATTTCAGAAATGAACAGTGAACTTTCCCAAAAACTCAGTGCACTATATGGGGCCAGCTTAACTATCAATAAAATTGAAGATGTCACTAAAGATATGCTAAACAGCCAGGTTAAAATAGCAGGAATTATAGAAAAAATAACCTATGGGATCTCGCCCAAACCCACAATTAAAATTAAAGATGAAACTGGAGAAATATATTCCATGCTATTTACGCCATTACCTGACGGTGTAAAAAAGGGAGATAAAATAGAACTTTATGGTGTTGTAACTAAGCACTATAAGTTTTTTGGATTTATGGGGATTCCACGACTCTGGAAACCAAAAATCTATGGTATTGGTGTTAAAAAGTTGGATTGATGGAGGTTAGACCTTGAGCTCCGATGCAAAACCTAAGAAGAAACTTGCAATAGTTACTTGTATGGATTCTCGTCTGGTAAACTTTCTCTCTGAGAAACTTGGAATAAAGAGAAATGATGCCAAGGTTATTAAAAATGCCGGAAATATCGTAACCGATGATGTAATAAGATCCCTTGTAGTGTCGATATATCTTCTTGATGTTGAAAAAATTATGGTTGTGGGACACACAGATTGTGGTATGGCTTCAGCAGATGCTGAATTGATTAAAAAGAAGATAATCGAAAGAGGCGGAAATCCTCATTTCACTCCTAACTTTGAATGCTGGTTAGGTAAAATGGAGTCCATAGAAGATAACGTAATTGAAGGAGTTAATTTAATAAAAAATCACCCTGCAATTCCAAAGGATGTTACTGTTGAAGGATATCTAATAGATATTGAAACTGGAGATCTTGAAAAATTGTGTTAATCCCTTGTGGATGATGCTTTTGCTGACACACTTAAAAACTACATGCCCGTAGAGTCACCATAAATGCATAAAATACCATTTTTTATCTTTAGTATTTATTATTTTATTATTTGTATCAATTAACAATCATGACACATATAAATGTACAAAAATAGCACCCGCTATTTGTGAACCTTTTAAGGAACAGGTAGCGAAGAAAGACCCAAAACTTCCCTACGTTACTTATGATTAATATAGGTGATTATAAATGAAGCTGGAATTTGTCCACACAATTTGTCCTTACTGCGGTACTGGCTGCGGTGTGGATCTAGTTGTAAAGGATGGAAAAATTGTTGGAACAGAGCCCTTCAAAAGACATCCTGTAAACGAAGGAAAAACTTGCATTAAAGGAAATTATTGTTACGAGTTTGTCCACCGGGAAGACAGATTAACAAAACCATTAATCAAGAAGAATGGTGAGTTTGTTGAAGCTACATGGGACGAAGCTTTGACTTTAATTGCAGATAAATTGAAAGGTTATAGCCCA
Coding sequences within it:
- the fen gene encoding flap endonuclease-1; translation: MGVQFNDIIPRKEITLKFLKNKTVAIDSMNVLYQFLSSIRLRDGSPLTNSKGEITSTYNGVFYKTIHMLENNITPVWVFDGVAPVLKEKTREERRKIRQDALDSYLEAKKKDDIEEMQKYAKRANFLDSTIVENSKKLLDLMGIPYINAPSEGEAQCAHMVKKGDAFVVVSQDYDAILYGAERIVRNMTSNKAIELIELKDVLKELDLDLDQIINIAILIGTDYNPGGIKGIGPKKALEIVKNNKVQNYIDKIENYEEIYNIFKNPAVTDEYNIKLKTPKKEELIDFLVNKNDFSYDRIVPYVDKLCKIIEEKNTQTSLEAWF
- a CDS encoding 4Fe-4S binding protein — encoded protein: MTMVILDNCVGCGGCVPFCPFDAISTYGVATIDGEKCTECKTCISYCPLNAIIYNK
- a CDS encoding IMP cyclohydrolase, which produces MYIGRFLVVGKTSEGKPFVSYRVSSRSFPNREAKTLNESTVSIIPKDLNEIFSNPYITYNCVKIVNNNIIATNGSHTDVIADKIKLGLPIRDSLAYSLVTMDYEKDDYNTPRIAVVLNENECYMGYVADKDIRIKKVELENGKGYYLSTYEACTISEDQYIPVEGESPEEICKYVMDYKEFEHPVTCATAVIEGDKINIATL
- a CDS encoding DUF2119 domain-containing protein; the protein is MNNHKIPYKHPTKLFIGGLHGDEGNYTELILEDLTKEKNYKGKVIIIPKLTENSKYVSTLHKEYYKTGEGKYLIDIIDKYKPNFYFELHSYSDKSYSKLTDPNRADKIGIPPFIDIGDRVLIASISPVLRNKFTQDDFCMTIEIPKWKVDQSKGRVLEILKMGLDSESRREMIERLEEKYPEQVRIARYLSKKYNLILF
- the fsa gene encoding fructose-6-phosphate aldolase produces the protein MKFFLDTANVEKIKEFAELGIVDGVTTNPSLIAKEGRDFHEVIKEICSIVDGPVSAEVISLEAEGMIKEARELAKIADNVVIKVPMTKEGLKAVNVLSKEGIKTNVTLVFSANQALMAAKAGATYVSPFVGRLDDIGHDGMKLIEDVVKIFRNYDIKTEVIVASVRHPIHALESAKIGADIATIPFDVLDKMFKHPLTDIGIEKFLKDWESHINK
- a CDS encoding class I SAM-dependent rRNA methyltransferase → MNHIEIDKRAYGSITNFSRVIYRNGILNKEDLPEKEDIISLNYKNKFVAKAIYIPKSPIIKILTLKNEEMDKKFFYDRIKKANDYRTNILNYKDTYRMIYAEADYLPTIILDKYNEIASMQVSSKVMERYLDLIFECLSEITDIETLYVQRGKKGDKIKSRIYGNKNKMETTIEEGKAKFKVNLKGHKTGFFLDQRENRIDLENYIKEGDRVLDICCYTGGFSVHCGIKGAKVVGVDLSDKAIEVAKENMELNNLKDYEFIVGNAFDVMKGMIKKGEQFDVVILDPPAFTKTSKDIKNALSAYNTLNYLGLKLAKRMLVTCSCSFHVDREKFKNTVVSSAFRAKKEIRQIGPYRTQAPDHIITMVNKDLEYLKCLFFSVC
- a CDS encoding 4-phosphopantoate--beta-alanine ligase; translated protein: MVPKTHPRYKSLLNREKIVEAFESGVLAKSGMIAHGRGETFDYLIGEKTTEMALESIKTAAAMLVLAKNPVISINGNCVALAKDELVELAEALNGKIEVNLFYRTKEREEKIKELFENDIQEGRIKLLGVDDANKQIPNLDSLRGKVSEEGIYTADVVLVPLEDGDRAGALVNMGKKVIAIDLNPLSRTAKTSTVTIVDELTRCIPLITKYVKDFKNKNTDELMNIINSYDNNNNLKKVLAHISKRLEQ